The Pseudomonadota bacterium DNA window TCTACGTAATCCTCGTGTTCGTCGTGTGGATGTTGCAAATCGAGGGCGGCTTCCTGTTTCTGACCCGCGCCGCGATCATCACCATCGTGGTGCCCGCAATCGCCCGCCTGGTGGTCATCGTTGCCGACCGGATCATCGACCGCGGAATCCAACTTAACGATGATCTGCGGGCTCGCTATCCCCTCTTAGAGAGCCGAGTCAACCGCTACATCCCGGCCGGAAAGCGACTGATACACACCTTCATCGGTGCCGTCGCCGTCGTAATCATTCTGGATGCCTGGGGAACCGGTCTGATCGGATGGCTCTCCTCCGATTCAGGCCAGGTCGTCATCGCTCGGCTGATCACCATCGGCGTGCTGATTATCGTCGCCCAGATCATCTGGGAGATCGTCAATGTCTTTATTGAACGGGCGTTGGAAGAGAACGGTGATGCCGTATACAAAACGCGCCGCGACCGGGTCCGTATCGCCACCTTGTTGCCGCTGTTTCGGCATGTGATTCGGGTGGTTCTCATCGGCCTGGTGGTATTGATCTCGCTCTCCGAACTGGGGATCAACATCGCCCCACTCCTGGCCGCAGCCGGTGTCTTGGGCTTGGCGGTGGGTTTCGGCGCTCAGACGCTGGTCAAGGACATCATCAACGGCGTTTTTATTCTGCTGGAAGACGGCATCGCCGTGGACGACATCGTGGACGTCGGCAACGGGCACGCCGGTGTGGTGGAGTCTATGTCCATCCGCACGGTCACACTCCGTGACTTGGGCGGAACGGTGCATGTCATCCCGTTTGGCGAAGTCACCAGCATTAAAAACCTCACCCGGGAATTTGCCTTTGCTTTGCTGGATGTCGGCGTCGCCTATCGTGAAGATCTCAACGAGGTGATCGCAACCCTGAAGGAGGTCGCCGAGGGGCTTTGCCAGGATCCGGAGTTCCAAAACGATATTTTGGAACCCTTGGAGGTGCTGGGTCTGGATGAATTTGGCGACTCGGCGCTCATCGTGAAAGTCCGACTGAAAACACTTCCCGCCAAGCAATGGCGAGTCAAACGCGAATACAACGCCCGCATCAAAGAAGCCTTCGATGCCAAAGGTATCGAGATACCGTTCCCTCACCACACCATCTACTTCGGAGAGGACAAGAGTGGAAAGGCGCCCCCGGCCTTTGTTGAGCTGCTGGCACAAAACGATGAGACCACTTGAGTCCACGTGCCACCGGGAAATGAAACGGATACCGTCAGAATGAATGAAATCGATTACACCAAAGGCCGCCTGCTGCCTTTGTTCGACAGTTTGATGGACGCTTTG harbors:
- a CDS encoding mechanosensitive ion channel, whose product is MDRLKRSTFLRATTAIAILLYWLAFPIQAAESEPSQPSPEQVSGLIDTLQDPDKREALISQLEVLLAAEEESQPDLAALPQMFFGGLSASPRVGQLWDRIADWSERIADTFNLIGTIPGALMTAWEKAQDPRTLRQWARSVGLILGVLLAGWVIQGILFRMVIGPIHRLESRPTTPWFTGLVIPIIGRLGLRLIPVAAFGGVAYGLLSLTGPSQRMGVIILLLVNAYLLAGVVTRLGRAIAEPDVEHLRLVPLNNEGAQYVCIWIRRMAFVAIYGFTAIKVAALLTLPENVGLLMQSVVGLILTAMAVVLILQNREPVSAWIRGDSETHDTMQIVRNRLAATWHVVALIYVILVFVVWMLQIEGGFLFLTRAAIITIVVPAIARLVVIVADRIIDRGIQLNDDLRARYPLLESRVNRYIPAGKRLIHTFIGAVAVVIILDAWGTGLIGWLSSDSGQVVIARLITIGVLIIVAQIIWEIVNVFIERALEENGDAVYKTRRDRVRIATLLPLFRHVIRVVLIGLVVLISLSELGINIAPLLAAAGVLGLAVGFGAQTLVKDIINGVFILLEDGIAVDDIVDVGNGHAGVVESMSIRTVTLRDLGGTVHVIPFGEVTSIKNLTREFAFALLDVGVAYREDLNEVIATLKEVAEGLCQDPEFQNDILEPLEVLGLDEFGDSALIVKVRLKTLPAKQWRVKREYNARIKEAFDAKGIEIPFPHHTIYFGEDKSGKAPPAFVELLAQNDETT